The following proteins come from a genomic window of Flavobacterium eburneipallidum:
- a CDS encoding SusC/RagA family TonB-linked outer membrane protein encodes MIQNVLKLLFVFCLFGFQNVQAQTTVKGTVTDAKSGFPLPGVNIVVKGTTNGASSDMDGKYSVNVPNQSAILVFSFIGSVSKEVVVGSSTTIDVSLTEDAQQLEEVVVTALGIKREKKAITYSAQNVDVDEISQARSLNVANSLSGKVAGLNFSTTSNGVGSSSRITLRGNRSLNGNNQPLYVIDGVPISNGTTTGNPDIDTGGTTQPDGISNINPEDIASMTVLKGPSAAALYGNRASNGVIIITTKSGKAGKTSVSLSSNFMASSAYNLTNFQNEYGQGDQGVYNPISVSSWGGRLDGSQVSAWQLARNPNYAGPATTSYSAQPDNVIDFYKTGYNLANTLTVTTGNEKAQGYFSYTNTQAEGIVKGNDLDRHNLNLRLTSKLSDKFSLDVKTNYIIQNIDNLLRTGEESIGTSAYLLPRSIKFNEYRDFEYTDAAGQLQQNYFIDETGSPGGNPYWSALRNDSREDKRNRFIGLASLKYDITSALSLQVRAGLDQMTNTAVRNRYATRAFNNNLGSYSESYEKVSEFNTDALLSYKQTFGDFSVGLNAGANMLKQSSSGLNSGGILSKRNYFSLINVATIGSNSTASEKQVNSVYGFSQIGFKNYLFLDVTARNDWSSALPSQNRSFFYPSFGLSAVISDMVTLPEAISFAKVRASYAKVGNDTDPYQTSSQLSYIGGNGGMLYSQTTAANPNLKPEMSSSSEFGADVKFLKNRLGLEFTYFQTKTSDQIFYINTPESSSKSRAVLNGGDIENKGVELTLTATPIQTEDFSWDIMANYASYKSKITSIYDNREELVIGEGRLVRSKVIKGGEYGDLYIKGFQRTADGQIIVNAAGIPLATDDFSVRAGNFNPDWTAGLKNNFTYKNFNLSFLVDFRIGGEVISYTQARQAGLGVSDITLAGREGGIIVDGVVASGSTFVPNTTSITAEQYWTAIGQRTPVAEPFIYDATNIRLRELVFGYSLPKQLLKSTGLSSIDFSVVGRNLFFFLNEAKYFDPEAGSGTGNLQGIESFNIPSTREYGVNVRFGF; translated from the coding sequence ATGATTCAAAATGTATTAAAACTACTGTTTGTATTTTGCTTGTTCGGATTTCAAAACGTTCAGGCTCAAACTACAGTGAAGGGAACAGTTACAGATGCCAAAAGCGGTTTTCCACTGCCGGGAGTAAACATCGTTGTTAAGGGGACAACAAATGGTGCATCATCAGACATGGATGGTAAGTATAGTGTTAATGTTCCTAATCAATCGGCAATTTTGGTCTTTTCCTTTATAGGATCAGTTTCAAAAGAAGTTGTAGTAGGGAGTTCGACTACTATAGATGTATCACTAACTGAAGATGCTCAACAATTAGAAGAAGTTGTGGTAACAGCTTTGGGTATCAAAAGAGAGAAAAAAGCAATTACCTATTCGGCACAAAATGTTGATGTAGATGAAATTTCTCAAGCAAGATCATTAAACGTTGCTAACTCACTTTCGGGAAAAGTGGCGGGTCTTAATTTTTCTACTACTTCAAATGGTGTAGGAAGTTCATCCAGAATTACTTTAAGAGGAAATAGATCTCTTAATGGTAATAACCAACCTTTGTATGTGATAGATGGTGTGCCAATTAGTAACGGAACTACAACTGGTAATCCTGATATTGATACAGGAGGAACTACTCAACCAGATGGTATCTCTAATATTAATCCTGAAGATATTGCTTCGATGACAGTTCTTAAAGGACCTTCTGCAGCAGCTCTTTATGGAAACAGAGCAAGTAATGGGGTTATTATTATTACCACTAAATCTGGAAAAGCGGGAAAAACTTCTGTTTCATTGTCTTCAAACTTTATGGCTTCTTCAGCTTACAATTTGACCAATTTTCAAAATGAATACGGACAAGGAGATCAAGGAGTTTACAATCCTATTTCTGTATCAAGTTGGGGAGGAAGGTTAGATGGAAGTCAAGTTTCGGCATGGCAATTAGCTCGTAATCCTAATTATGCTGGTCCAGCAACTACTAGCTATTCGGCACAGCCAGATAATGTTATTGATTTTTATAAAACAGGTTATAATTTAGCTAATACTTTAACTGTTACTACAGGAAATGAAAAAGCACAAGGCTATTTTTCTTATACCAATACTCAAGCAGAGGGTATTGTAAAAGGCAATGATTTAGACAGACATAATCTAAATTTAAGATTGACAAGTAAATTATCGGATAAGTTTTCATTGGATGTAAAAACGAATTACATCATTCAGAATATTGATAATTTACTTCGAACAGGGGAAGAGTCTATTGGAACTTCGGCTTATTTATTGCCTCGTAGTATTAAATTTAATGAGTACAGAGATTTTGAATATACTGATGCTGCAGGACAATTACAACAAAACTACTTTATAGACGAAACTGGATCTCCAGGAGGAAACCCTTATTGGTCAGCTTTGCGTAATGATTCTCGTGAAGACAAAAGAAATAGATTTATTGGTCTTGCCTCTCTTAAATATGATATTACAAGTGCTTTAAGTTTACAAGTTAGAGCAGGTTTAGATCAAATGACTAATACTGCTGTAAGAAACAGATATGCAACCAGAGCATTTAATAACAATTTAGGTTCTTATTCTGAATCGTATGAAAAAGTAAGCGAGTTTAATACAGATGCGTTACTTTCATACAAACAAACATTTGGTGACTTTTCAGTAGGACTTAACGCTGGTGCTAATATGTTAAAACAATCTAGTTCAGGATTAAATTCGGGTGGTATTTTAAGTAAAAGAAACTATTTTTCTTTGATTAATGTAGCAACTATTGGATCCAATTCTACAGCATCAGAAAAACAAGTGAATTCAGTTTATGGATTTTCTCAAATAGGTTTCAAAAATTATTTATTCTTGGATGTAACTGCTAGAAATGACTGGTCTTCTGCATTGCCATCGCAAAATAGATCTTTCTTTTATCCTTCATTTGGTCTTTCTGCGGTAATCTCTGATATGGTTACTTTACCTGAAGCTATTAGTTTTGCTAAAGTTAGAGCTTCTTATGCAAAAGTCGGTAATGATACTGATCCTTATCAAACAAGTTCTCAATTATCATACATTGGTGGTAACGGAGGTATGTTGTACTCTCAAACTACAGCTGCAAATCCTAACCTAAAACCAGAGATGTCTAGTTCTTCAGAGTTTGGTGCAGATGTTAAATTTTTGAAAAATCGTTTAGGATTAGAATTTACGTATTTTCAAACCAAAACTTCAGATCAAATCTTTTACATCAATACTCCTGAATCTTCTTCAAAATCAAGAGCGGTGTTAAACGGAGGTGATATCGAAAATAAAGGTGTTGAACTTACGCTTACTGCTACTCCTATTCAAACAGAAGACTTTAGCTGGGATATTATGGCCAATTATGCTTCTTATAAATCTAAAATTACTTCAATCTATGATAATAGAGAGGAATTGGTTATTGGAGAAGGAAGATTAGTTAGAAGTAAAGTAATTAAAGGAGGCGAATATGGTGATTTATACATAAAAGGATTTCAAAGAACAGCTGATGGTCAGATTATTGTAAATGCAGCTGGTATTCCTTTGGCAACAGATGATTTTAGTGTTCGTGCTGGTAACTTTAACCCAGATTGGACTGCGGGTTTAAAAAATAATTTCACCTACAAAAATTTTAATTTAAGCTTCCTAGTTGATTTTAGAATTGGAGGAGAAGTAATTTCATACACTCAAGCAAGACAAGCAGGTTTAGGTGTAAGTGACATTACTTTGGCAGGAAGAGAAGGTGGAATTATTGTGGATGGTGTTGTAGCAAGTGGATCTACTTTTGTTCCAAATACAACAAGTATTACTGCAGAACAATATTGGACAGCTATTGGACAAAGAACTCCAGTTGCAGAACCTTTTATTTATGATGCAACAAACATTAGATTGAGAGAACTTGTTTTTGGATATTCATTACCAAAACAGTTGTTAAAAAGCACCGGTTTATCAAGTATTGATTTCTCTGTAGTAGGTAGAAATTTATTCTTCTTCTTAAACGAAGCAAAATATTTTGATCCAGAAGCAGGATCAGGTACAGGAAATTTACAAGGTATCGAATCTTTCAATATTCCTTCAACAAGAGAGTATGGTGTTAATGTAAGATTTGGATTTTAA
- a CDS encoding SusD/RagB family nutrient-binding outer membrane lipoprotein, with translation MKNYKIKSIGVVMSMLAVFSSCTQDFDEINTNKNTLTEEQLDQTLAGPAFASALYAGIHHGSYSSPGVDDQGTWGIATGILPSTFTHYLSCGYGTERNAFVNGYEGRGWLRFYTVAVPALNNAFKASEGNAEATAVLKIWKVYMYNQMTDAYGPIPYTEAGNNKEKVPYDSVESIYTDFFKLLDEANTVLSATTSTTVGTLQPNDRIYSGNVQNWRRFGNSLKLRLALRISDIDAAKAKTQAEAAIAAGVIETNEQSATFKVSNITPNNLNMIVNSWGYLMTASMESLLVGYNDPRLAKWFAPINPTAAPAAQIYRGRPVGGLQGQFGTTTFSMFNNDVLGSGSNGSLSETKNIEVLMASENYLSRAEGALNGWSMGGTARSLYEEGIRLSMTQWGITDTNAIANYIAGNTLPSIPNAATLYPNIGLQTVPVTVPVAWQPSVATQRTQIAVQKYLAVFPESWEAWADLRRSDAKVIYPVINTDNNEAGVGKTLMKRVIFVTNEYSANRDAVTDAIAKLKGPDSGGTRLWWDTK, from the coding sequence ATGAAAAATTATAAAATTAAATCAATAGGAGTTGTCATGTCTATGCTCGCTGTTTTTTCAAGCTGTACACAAGACTTTGACGAAATAAATACAAATAAAAATACGCTTACTGAAGAGCAATTAGATCAAACTCTTGCAGGTCCAGCTTTTGCATCAGCCTTATATGCTGGGATACATCACGGTTCTTATTCTTCTCCTGGAGTAGATGATCAGGGAACATGGGGTATTGCAACAGGTATTTTACCATCAACTTTTACGCATTACTTAAGTTGTGGTTATGGTACTGAAAGAAATGCTTTTGTAAACGGTTATGAAGGACGTGGATGGTTGCGATTCTATACCGTTGCTGTACCAGCTCTAAACAATGCTTTCAAAGCATCTGAAGGTAACGCTGAAGCTACAGCTGTCTTAAAAATCTGGAAAGTATATATGTACAATCAAATGACAGATGCTTATGGACCTATTCCTTACACAGAAGCTGGTAATAACAAAGAAAAAGTACCTTATGATAGTGTAGAATCTATTTACACAGACTTTTTTAAATTATTAGATGAAGCGAACACTGTTTTAAGTGCTACTACATCAACTACAGTAGGAACGCTTCAGCCTAATGATAGAATCTATTCTGGAAATGTACAAAACTGGAGAAGATTTGGAAACAGTTTAAAACTGCGTTTGGCATTAAGAATTTCAGACATTGATGCAGCAAAAGCAAAAACTCAAGCAGAAGCAGCAATTGCAGCAGGTGTTATAGAAACGAATGAGCAAAGTGCTACTTTTAAAGTGAGTAATATTACTCCAAACAATTTAAACATGATTGTAAATTCTTGGGGATACTTAATGACAGCTTCTATGGAAAGTTTGCTTGTTGGATATAATGATCCTAGATTGGCTAAATGGTTCGCACCAATTAATCCTACAGCGGCACCTGCAGCTCAAATTTACAGAGGCAGACCAGTTGGAGGTTTACAAGGTCAGTTTGGAACAACCACATTCTCCATGTTTAATAACGATGTATTAGGAAGTGGTTCAAACGGAAGTCTTAGTGAAACTAAAAATATTGAGGTATTAATGGCTTCTGAAAATTATTTGAGTAGAGCCGAAGGTGCCTTAAATGGATGGAGTATGGGTGGTACAGCAAGAAGTTTGTACGAAGAAGGGATTCGATTGTCAATGACACAATGGGGAATTACAGATACCAATGCCATTGCTAATTACATTGCAGGAAATACTTTACCATCTATTCCAAATGCAGCAACACTGTATCCAAATATAGGATTACAAACTGTTCCAGTTACTGTTCCAGTGGCTTGGCAACCTTCTGTAGCAACTCAACGTACGCAAATTGCAGTTCAAAAATATTTAGCTGTTTTTCCTGAATCTTGGGAAGCATGGGCTGATTTGCGAAGAAGTGATGCTAAAGTAATTTATCCAGTAATTAACACGGATAACAATGAAGCTGGAGTTGGCAAAACCTTGATGAAACGTGTAATCTTTGTTACCAATGAATATTCTGCAAACAGAGATGCTGTTACCGATGCCATCGCTAAACTTAAAGGACCTGATTCAGGAGGTACAAGACTTTGGTGGGATACTAAATAA
- a CDS encoding copper homeostasis protein CutC has product MLLEICASSYQSAINAQTAGAHRIELCSELAVGGVTPSYGLLKNVLATVTIPVNVLIRPRSGNFTYSEEEFAIMKKDIQLCKELGCNGIVSGVLNPDNTIDIARTQELIEWSKPLEFTFHRAFDWVENSFEAIEQLMAIGATRVLTSGKKQTALEGMKLLKVLKERAKNKIIILPGGGINKKNAFLFKNKKFKEIHCSASVISYQNTDEKLSMNNQKLFNDRIIVHSDTDTIKAILDSIS; this is encoded by the coding sequence ATGTTATTAGAAATTTGTGCCTCGTCTTATCAATCGGCAATTAATGCGCAAACTGCAGGAGCTCACAGAATAGAATTGTGTTCTGAATTAGCGGTTGGAGGAGTAACTCCTTCTTATGGATTACTTAAAAATGTGTTAGCAACTGTAACTATTCCTGTCAATGTGTTGATACGACCACGAAGCGGCAATTTTACTTATTCTGAAGAAGAATTTGCTATTATGAAAAAGGATATTCAACTGTGTAAAGAATTAGGTTGTAACGGAATTGTGTCTGGTGTGTTAAATCCTGATAACACTATTGATATTGCAAGAACACAGGAGTTAATTGAATGGTCAAAACCATTGGAATTTACTTTTCACCGAGCTTTTGATTGGGTTGAAAATTCATTTGAAGCCATAGAACAATTAATGGCAATTGGAGCAACGAGAGTGTTGACTTCAGGAAAAAAACAGACCGCTCTTGAAGGGATGAAACTTTTGAAAGTGTTGAAAGAAAGAGCAAAAAATAAGATTATCATTCTTCCGGGAGGAGGAATCAATAAAAAGAATGCCTTCTTATTTAAAAATAAGAAATTTAAAGAAATTCATTGTTCAGCATCTGTAATAAGCTATCAAAACACGGATGAAAAGCTGTCCATGAACAATCAAAAATTATTTAACGATCGTATTATTGTTCATTCGGATACTGATACAATTAAAGCTATTTTGGATAGTATAAGTTAA
- a CDS encoding sugar MFS transporter: MEISIASSKTKNTTLIPIIIIAGLFFIFGFVTWINGALIPFMKTINELTSAQSLLVASASYISFVVMALPASYILSKIGYKKGMSLGLFIMGLGALVFIPAAEARTYWMFLTGIFIQGAGMTLLQTASNPYITILGPIDSAAKRISIMGIANKVAGALGSLIFGALLLSGIDEIKEKLNVVSAAEKAELLNTMADSVVTPYVIMALVLFILGILIRKAPLPDVEAEPIEEPKDGSTTKTSIFQFPHLWLGVLTLFMYVGVEVIAGDTIIAYGISLGIPVADAKFFTTFTLMAMVATYALGAFLIPKYITQTLALKLSAILGIVLSFCIVFSDGFTSVLFVAALGMANALVWPAVWPLTLKGLGKFTKTASALLIMAISGGAIIPPLYGNLVDANKADYIAQGMNEALATATASTKGYWILLPCYLVILYYAIAGHKLGLSKK; this comes from the coding sequence ATGGAAATTAGTATAGCATCTTCTAAAACAAAAAACACTACGTTAATTCCAATTATAATTATAGCTGGGCTATTTTTTATATTTGGATTTGTAACCTGGATTAATGGAGCTTTAATTCCGTTTATGAAAACCATAAACGAATTGACATCAGCGCAATCTCTTTTGGTTGCTTCGGCTTCTTATATTTCTTTTGTGGTGATGGCATTGCCCGCTTCTTATATTTTATCAAAAATTGGATATAAAAAAGGAATGTCATTGGGTTTATTTATAATGGGCTTAGGCGCTTTGGTTTTTATACCCGCTGCCGAGGCAAGAACCTATTGGATGTTTTTGACTGGAATATTTATTCAGGGTGCAGGGATGACTTTATTGCAAACAGCATCCAACCCTTATATTACTATTCTTGGGCCTATTGATAGTGCTGCAAAACGCATTTCCATTATGGGAATTGCCAATAAAGTGGCAGGAGCTTTAGGTTCGCTTATTTTTGGAGCATTACTTTTATCAGGTATTGATGAAATTAAAGAAAAACTAAATGTCGTGAGTGCTGCGGAAAAAGCAGAATTGTTAAACACCATGGCTGATAGTGTTGTAACACCTTATGTGATAATGGCTTTGGTTTTATTTATTTTGGGAATACTAATTCGAAAAGCACCATTGCCAGATGTAGAAGCGGAACCAATTGAAGAACCAAAAGACGGCAGCACCACTAAAACGAGTATTTTTCAATTCCCGCATTTGTGGCTTGGAGTATTAACTCTTTTTATGTACGTAGGTGTTGAGGTTATTGCTGGTGATACTATTATTGCTTACGGAATTTCATTAGGTATTCCAGTTGCTGATGCCAAATTTTTTACCACATTCACTTTGATGGCTATGGTTGCTACTTATGCTCTGGGTGCTTTCTTAATTCCTAAATACATTACGCAAACTTTGGCTTTAAAATTAAGTGCTATTTTAGGAATCGTATTGTCGTTTTGTATTGTTTTTAGCGATGGATTTACTTCCGTATTATTTGTAGCAGCATTGGGTATGGCTAATGCTTTGGTTTGGCCTGCGGTATGGCCTTTAACTTTAAAAGGTTTGGGAAAATTTACTAAAACCGCTTCGGCCTTATTGATTATGGCTATTTCTGGTGGTGCCATCATTCCACCTTTATACGGAAATTTAGTCGATGCCAATAAAGCCGATTACATCGCTCAGGGAATGAATGAAGCCCTAGCTACTGCAACCGCTTCAACTAAAGGATATTGGATTTTATTGCCTTGTTATCTTGTGATTTTATATTATGCAATAGCAGGACATAAGTTGGGCTTAAGTAAAAAATAA
- a CDS encoding sialidase family protein — MIFKFKYSIFLMLLVCVACTSVKQLPKVYSINNTFITTQPITTNSHAVTLVEVKPNEIMAAWFGGKYEGAKDVGIYFSKYKNKKWSAPQNLVPPYIQKGDTLPCWNPVLFKSKSEKLYLFYKIGKNPREWFGAMIVSVDDGATWSVPKLLPKGILGPIKNKPIELTTGVILCGSSTESVANNEWRAHVETYGEATEKWTKIAIENKQHFDIIQPTFLVHSDKKVQMLFRSKHNKLITSWSEDYGNSWKNTDSIDVVNSNSGVDAVTLSKKSFLLVNNPLKQGKDWFNGRNVLDVEHSKDGIHWQKLFDLEYQPEGEFSYPAIIQTLDGEIHVLYTYNRKYIKHVRFKTAK, encoded by the coding sequence ATGATTTTTAAATTCAAATATTCCATCTTTTTAATGCTTTTGGTTTGTGTTGCCTGTACTTCGGTAAAGCAGTTGCCAAAAGTGTATTCGATCAACAATACTTTTATAACAACGCAGCCTATTACAACTAACAGTCATGCTGTTACGTTGGTTGAAGTAAAACCAAATGAAATTATGGCTGCCTGGTTTGGAGGGAAATACGAAGGTGCCAAAGATGTTGGGATTTATTTTTCTAAATACAAAAATAAGAAATGGTCTGCTCCACAAAATTTGGTTCCGCCCTATATCCAAAAAGGAGATACTTTGCCTTGTTGGAATCCCGTTTTATTTAAAAGCAAAAGCGAAAAATTATACTTGTTTTATAAAATTGGAAAAAATCCAAGGGAATGGTTTGGAGCAATGATAGTATCGGTTGATGATGGAGCAACATGGAGTGTTCCAAAATTGCTCCCAAAAGGTATTCTTGGCCCTATAAAAAACAAGCCAATAGAGCTAACTACCGGAGTAATTTTATGCGGAAGTAGTACCGAAAGCGTTGCAAATAATGAATGGAGAGCTCATGTAGAAACCTATGGTGAGGCTACTGAAAAGTGGACAAAAATTGCCATCGAAAACAAGCAGCATTTTGATATTATCCAACCCACATTTTTAGTGCATTCGGATAAAAAAGTACAAATGCTATTTAGGAGCAAACACAATAAATTGATAACGAGTTGGTCAGAAGATTATGGAAATAGCTGGAAAAATACCGATAGCATTGATGTTGTAAATTCTAATTCAGGTGTTGATGCGGTTACTTTATCTAAAAAATCGTTTTTATTGGTTAACAATCCATTAAAACAAGGAAAAGATTGGTTTAATGGACGCAACGTTTTGGATGTAGAGCATTCGAAAGATGGAATTCATTGGCAGAAATTATTCGATTTGGAATACCAGCCTGAAGGCGAGTTCAGCTATCCGGCAATTATCCAAACTTTAGATGGAGAAATTCATGTTTTATATACTTATAATCGAAAGTATATCAAGCATGTTCGCTTTAAAACAGCAAAATAA
- a CDS encoding L-rhamnose mutarotase, translating into MKKYCLALDLKDEPNLIEEYKAFHQNVWSEIIESIKESGIRNLEIYTIQDRLFMIIEAEAHFSFEEKAKLDATNPKVQEWEELMWRFQKALPGAQPGEKWLLMDKIFELK; encoded by the coding sequence ATGAAAAAATATTGTCTGGCATTAGATTTAAAAGACGAACCTAATTTAATTGAAGAATACAAAGCTTTTCACCAAAACGTATGGTCTGAAATTATTGAAAGTATAAAAGAATCAGGAATTAGAAATCTGGAGATTTATACTATTCAAGATAGATTGTTTATGATTATCGAAGCAGAGGCTCATTTTTCTTTCGAAGAAAAAGCAAAATTAGATGCAACAAATCCAAAAGTTCAAGAGTGGGAAGAATTAATGTGGCGATTTCAAAAAGCACTTCCGGGAGCTCAGCCTGGCGAGAAATGGCTTTTGATGGATAAAATTTTTGAACTCAAGTAA
- a CDS encoding M20/M25/M40 family metallo-hydrolase — protein sequence MISLCFTVSVAAQNSRLGKTFYKHDKYLSSDKMQGRFPGTKGNNEAAAYIRKYFQKYGLEKFNGNYYQPFQLFVKEGINKMKSDTVTTQNVVGYIEGSDEKLKKEFIVIGAHYDHWGWGGIASGSKKKDTMAIHNGADDNASGVAALLCILEKVSKSKVKSKRSIIFVSFSGEEEGLLGSKYFVNHLPIPKESVKVMLNMDMVGRLNAEKQIYMGGAGTFPDGVELMKQLGEKSGLNPVIHAGEVGGSDHVSFYKSSISAIGFHTGGHLQYHTPEDDIELINFRGGALVSQYIYNALISIANYAQPLVFINRD from the coding sequence ATGATTTCGCTATGCTTTACCGTTAGTGTTGCAGCTCAAAATAGCCGTTTGGGAAAAACATTTTACAAACACGATAAATATCTTTCATCAGATAAAATGCAAGGGCGATTTCCCGGGACGAAAGGTAATAATGAGGCAGCAGCTTACATTAGAAAGTATTTTCAGAAATATGGTCTGGAAAAATTTAATGGTAATTATTATCAGCCTTTTCAATTGTTTGTAAAAGAAGGAATCAATAAAATGAAATCGGATACTGTTACAACTCAAAATGTTGTGGGCTATATTGAAGGTTCAGATGAAAAACTAAAAAAGGAATTTATAGTAATAGGAGCGCATTATGATCATTGGGGATGGGGAGGAATTGCTTCTGGCAGCAAAAAAAAGGATACAATGGCAATCCACAATGGAGCCGATGATAATGCTTCTGGTGTAGCTGCTTTACTATGTATTTTAGAGAAAGTTTCCAAGTCTAAAGTAAAATCTAAAAGGAGTATTATTTTTGTTTCCTTTAGTGGGGAAGAAGAAGGTTTGTTGGGATCCAAATATTTTGTAAATCACTTACCAATACCAAAAGAATCAGTCAAAGTAATGCTCAATATGGACATGGTAGGCAGATTGAATGCCGAAAAACAAATTTATATGGGTGGTGCTGGAACTTTTCCTGATGGTGTTGAATTGATGAAACAACTAGGTGAAAAAAGTGGACTGAATCCTGTTATTCATGCAGGCGAAGTAGGTGGTTCGGATCATGTATCGTTTTACAAATCTTCCATTTCTGCTATAGGATTTCATACAGGCGGACATCTACAATACCATACTCCGGAAGATGATATTGAATTGATTAATTTTAGAGGCGGAGCTTTGGTTTCTCAATATATTTATAATGCTCTAATTTCAATTGCAAATTATGCGCAACCATTGGTTTTTATCAATCGGGATTAA
- a CDS encoding START-like domain-containing protein produces the protein MEVKTRYEIEFPINSSPQLLYQYISTPSGLSEWFADNVNSRGEFFTFIWNDSEEKARLASKKSGEKVKFKWVDANNKDSEYFFELHILVDEITKDVSLMVIDFAVDDELSEAKLLWENQISDLKHVIGSV, from the coding sequence ATGGAAGTTAAAACACGTTACGAAATAGAGTTTCCAATTAACTCATCACCACAATTGTTGTATCAATATATTTCAACTCCTTCGGGATTGTCAGAATGGTTTGCTGATAATGTAAACTCTAGAGGAGAATTTTTTACTTTCATTTGGAATGATTCCGAAGAAAAAGCCAGATTGGCTTCTAAAAAATCAGGTGAAAAAGTTAAATTCAAATGGGTTGATGCCAATAATAAAGATAGCGAGTACTTTTTTGAATTACATATTTTAGTGGACGAAATTACAAAAGATGTTTCCTTGATGGTAATAGACTTTGCGGTCGATGACGAGTTAAGCGAAGCCAAATTGCTGTGGGAAAATCAGATTTCTGATTTGAAACATGTTATTGGATCAGTTTAG
- a CDS encoding aminotransferase class IV, whose translation MINFNGSLLPQDANILTQNRAFLYGDAVFETVKIVNSKILFLEDHYFRLMSSMRVIRMEIPMNFTMEYLEEQILILAKAKNTDISARARITVYRNDGGYYLPQTNDVSFLIHVETLDNTLYSIPSSEYVVDLYTDFYVTRQLLSSIKTTNKLINITGSIFAKENGLDNCLLLNDTKNVIEALQGNLFMLKGNTLITPPVAEGCLNGVMRKQILTLARKIENLEVLEEAISPFDLQKSDELFITNVIKGIQPITKYRKKEFSTNISNVLVQKLNEFISSN comes from the coding sequence ATGATTAATTTTAATGGTTCTCTACTTCCTCAAGACGCAAATATATTGACACAAAATCGTGCTTTTCTATATGGTGATGCCGTTTTTGAAACTGTCAAAATAGTAAATTCTAAAATTCTTTTTTTAGAAGATCATTATTTCAGACTCATGTCGTCTATGCGTGTGATTCGAATGGAAATCCCTATGAATTTTACCATGGAATATCTGGAAGAGCAAATTCTTATATTAGCGAAGGCTAAAAACACAGATATTTCGGCACGTGCTCGAATTACTGTTTATCGAAATGATGGAGGATATTATTTGCCACAAACTAACGATGTGTCTTTTTTGATACATGTAGAAACTTTGGATAACACCTTGTATTCCATTCCTTCATCAGAGTATGTGGTAGATTTATATACTGATTTTTATGTAACCAGACAGTTGCTTTCTTCTATTAAAACAACCAATAAATTAATCAATATCACAGGAAGTATTTTTGCTAAAGAAAATGGTTTAGATAATTGTTTGTTGCTTAACGATACTAAAAATGTGATCGAAGCTTTACAGGGTAATCTATTTATGTTGAAAGGAAATACACTTATAACACCTCCAGTTGCCGAAGGTTGTTTGAACGGAGTAATGAGAAAGCAAATTTTAACTTTGGCTCGAAAAATAGAAAATTTAGAAGTTCTGGAAGAAGCAATTTCACCTTTTGATCTTCAAAAATCGGATGAATTGTTTATTACCAACGTGATTAAAGGAATTCAGCCTATTACAAAATACCGTAAAAAAGAGTTTTCAACGAATATATCTAATGTTTTAGTGCAAAAACTAAATGAGTTTATCAGCAGCAATTAA